The Micropterus dolomieu isolate WLL.071019.BEF.003 ecotype Adirondacks linkage group LG14, ASM2129224v1, whole genome shotgun sequence DNA segment AACCCCTCATGCAGCTCCAAATCGCAGACTTCAGATACTACTTTTGTATTCTAACCAAACCAACTAGAATAAAACAAGCAAGTGCTCCAGATTTACAATAAACCAGTGCAAATATGTTCCACACAGGACAGGTTTTAATGCATGTTTGCATCCTAATGCAACAGTGCTGTATGATTTTTTGTAGATCCTTACTGAAGCTCTGATAGAGTGCCACAGACAGTCATCAGCGCTCGGAGCTCCGCTCAGACTGAGAGTGTTCATCGCAGGGAGGAACCGCCTGGAAAACGAAGGAGCCCGCGCCCTGGCCAAGGCCTTTCAGGTAGATTATACTCACTCCCAAACTGATCAACAGGGTTTTTTAAGACGTGGACTACACTAGACTAAGTGAAGTTTGTTATCTCGTGCTGTTAAAGCTTTACATCAatgatatttttaaaaacatgaggAATCACCGTTAGTTAGTAAAATTATAGAGAGGGCcaaagtccctccccttccggtggaccaccatgggaccttatttcggaaatAATATGCACTGTAGTCAACAGCTTTCATTCTTTGAGCCCGTTTGAATTATGCCccgaattacacatatgatgtttgtcaacagaaaattaattaggTTAATTGTGTTTATGAATCAACACTGCTCAGTTCCAGCTTACATTTTAAGATCACTGCGTTTTGGACTGTTGTTGAAACAAGAAATCTCAGGGTTCCCGCGGCTCCTTTAAAAAGACTTAAATGGTCTTAAATTGAAATAAGGGAAATTAAGGTCTTGTCTTAAATATACCGTAAATTTGCTGTAGTTATTAAATTTGCAGTTTAAGGCTGGTAGGAAAATTGTCGCCTAAAACGCCTAATAAGCgtgtatttgaattattttcttttagtaaTTGACAATGCGAGACCCCGCTATTAATATAACTCATATGTTGCGTTTACGGTAGCTGTAGACGTTGACATCTGCCTGCCTGTCATATTATAGTCGTGGCTGCAAGATTGGGAGACACAAGTTAAAGTGGTTGGAGGAAGATCCGTTCGTTCTGTCTAGCTCAAACAACTGTAGCCtacacatagactgtatattaaaaaatatctataactacaggttaaaataactttctaaAGTAGGCTATGTCTTTCACCGTGATTGTTTTTCCTCCATGGATGATTTACCTCTCTTTAGCGGTGCACCTGTGTATTAGCTCAGcggaaagtgaaagtgaaacttaagttCAGTCCGTTTTCTTGCTACCTTTATAATGTTGctctcttctgttttttttagtaGTTTATATTGAGTTTAACCCAGCAGTGTATGATTGatcattatatttattattaggactataagtttaaaggctgatttttgctcctgaagaaaccagatggtaattgtgcttttaaacttttctttctggtcagaacatgataaacacttgatgccaaacagtggccTGATAtgaaacagtggatcacttcacaaagctgaggtagaacattcaaaacaacaaatatgcatgagaaaactaaagtaaaatcttttttcagtcccttttcctcaacacagtaaatatcttaatagaaaagaaagtgctaattcgtttgtgattcaaatgaattaagtcaaatatttattgaacatttgttatattgttattgaggaagatTGTGTCacgataattatcattgttttattgcccagccctagttcacGTTCACAAACGGACACGATCAGTTCATCAAAAACCTGAGCATGATCAATGATCGGCACTGTTTGAGCATGCAACTCTGAATGGACACACTGTCTAGGCGCCTGTCTGCGCTGTCAgacttttggattttatttgcagaagactGTGACCGGTACATATTTCCGCCCAagtagttgttgttgtatgtGGATAGACAACGCATTTGCATCCATGTAGTCATGGTgtccctgaccacctccagaGGTGGTTTTGCTGAATGGATCACAATCTGTCCTCAATACGTCTTGGGTGCATTTACACATGTACTTTCATGTGGTCAAGTGCTACCCGATCACAATCTGAtcaccaaaatacattttaacgcGAGGTGTAAACAGCCTCTGTGTTCCCCGATTCAGAATAGGCAAGTCATTCACCtgtggtgaaaataaaactgccaaATATGGCATTGCGACgttctgccaaatgagtaagaGATCAAACGCGCGTCTCTTTTCTGTCAAAGAAATTGTTTCAAAATTTCTTAAATTTATATTTGCTGAGGTCTAAAGCAttaatttgacttttaaaatgaTGCAAGAGCCCTGCATCTGCAGATGCGACACAACTTCACTTGTTTGGCACTTCAAATGCCGGCCTCCTcaaactcactttctgttttcCATGTAAGCTGATGGGCAGCCTGGAGGAAGTCCACATGCCCCAGAATGGTATCAGCTACACAGGTGTGATGGCGTTAGCTTCAGCCATGCGACACAACCCAGAGCTCCGCGTCCTCAACTTGAATGACAACACCTTCACCAAGAAGGGAACGCTGGCCATGGCACAGGTGAGGCCTGTGCAGATTATTCTTAAAAGTACAGCAGACATGTAGCCAGTGTGTTTCAGCTGAAGTGTTTCTGTATACTGTCCTGCCGGTCATGCAGGCTCTGAGGCACTTGAGGAATGTACAGGTGATCAACTTTGGCGACTGCCTGGTCCGCTCTGAAGGAGCCATTGCCCTCGCTGCAGTCCTCAGAGAGGGCCTGCCAATCCTCAAGGTCAGTTCACCAGCAGATTTCAGCCTtgatgtttgtgtgcttgtgtccTGCTGTGTGATCACATACGGCTATGTTCCTTATCTTCAGGACCTGAATCTGTCATTTGGTGAGATCACTGAGGCAGCTGCACTCGTTGTGGCTCAGGCTGTTGAGGACAAACCTTACATGGAGAAAGTGGATCTGAACGGTACGCACTCTGACTTCAGAGCTGCTATCACTGTCATTGCAGAACAGCAGTTAAATGAGGCATTAAAATCCTAGAAGGGTTGTGGAATTAGTTTCAGaagaaatatattaaatattagttTTAATGAAGTGGATATACACTGGGGTTAGCTAAAATATCATAGCTATGGTAAAAATGATCATTGTGTGACTTTAACAGGTAACTGTCTGGGAGAGGAGGGCTGTGAGGCTCTGAGAGAAGCTATGGAGAACATGGACAAAGGAGACATGCTGGCATCACTcaggttgtttgtgtgtgtgtctgtgtgtgtgtgcatgtgtgtgttttgttaagTTCCTTCAGtacaaataaaaccatgtaTTTTTGATGACATTTCCCGAGATATAAAATGATGTTCCTATTGACTTCACCACAGTGATGATGAAGGAGAACCTGATGATGAGGAAGATGACGACGACCATGAAAACGGTGACGACGATAGTGACGACTGTAATGAAGACAACGAGGAGGACGGTGGCAATGTGAAGGAAAATGGAATAACAAGAAAAGATGACAGTCCTACAAAACCTCAGACCTCAGTAAGTTGctactaaatacatttatatttatctcTACCTGGCAACCATATCAGCTTCAAGTTATTTGTCTTCAACTGCTGTATTGTTGCTTTCTAAACAAATTAACTATTCTAGGCTAGTCATTTTGTGCATAAATTGCAAGTGTGTAAATTAGTTtggtttaataaaacatttagatCAATATTTCATGTTAAAAGAATAGTGTCTGGCCGTCAGCTTCATGTCAGGGTCTTGAAATATCCTAGTAAGTTTGCACTAACCAAGAACAGCAGAAAATAAAGGCTTCAGGATTCCTGCTGTGATTATGACTTTGTGTCCACCCTCAGGCAGAGATTATGTCTTTCCTCAGCTGCCCCTCTGCAGAGAAGCTTCTTCAGCTGGGAGAGATGAGGACAAACCTGCAGCAACAGGTAGGAAATTTAAAAGAAAGTGACTATTAAGTGTCCCAGCAGGTTGTTAGCTGCTCCCACAATTTAATGTAACTGTccgtttcttttttgtttctcgTAAATTGACTACTTTATTCTAAAAGGTTTTCTCTGAATGTAACCCCACCCCCCCGAattccatttttttctttttaaatataatggCCCTAATATGCTGTCATACAGACTGGATTTAATCTGTTAATAAAACGTTTCCCCAGGTGGATGCATCTGACCTGCACAAGGCTGCTGATGTCCTTCTGAAAATCGCTTCTTTGTACAGCGAGGAGCCAGAGACCAAGGCGGCCGTCCTAGAAACTATTGGTGAATAAAAaagctgctgctactactgaaaacaaacaggagTATTTTGGTGTTTGTATGAAGTGGTTCAAATACTGCTGTTGATAGATGCTAGTGCTATCATTGCtgtgtagggctgcagctattGCTTAGTTTATTAATCAAGTATTCTACGGATTATTCTATCAGTTCATTAAGTAATCGACAACAAATACGTTTGCTTGTCGCCCCCTGTACCGGGATCAGCAGTGTAAATCACATCACTGTACATACCAAACCCATGGGCTAACCAGTTggagaacaataacaacaaacgtATGTTTAAACTTTTGCAACTAAGATTTGTGCCTTACCTTTGCTAGCCTGCATCTCAACTAGCAATTGTGATGTATGTTAAATGCTAACGTTAACATTACCTTGTTTCGGGTCCTCTCCATGGACTCAATATGTAGACCGGATGCTTTCGCTGCATTGCCGTCATGCTGTTGTGGTAGGCtagttctgttttacattaGACACACTGTACAGAGTTATTTTCTTTAAGCTTGAAATGTGTTGGTGAAatgttatatggattaaacaacgTTTCGGCTCTACTGCTGTGACGTCTCACTGAAATAAACCTGAGTCACTGTGTCTCACAgacgctgtgttgaagaagctCCTCTCTGGCTCCGCCCTCCAGTCATACTGCTTCCTCTCAACACTGCTGGTCTTGATGGGACTCCTCAAGGTACAGTACTGCTACAGAACCCCCAACTCTCTCCCCCAAGAATCTGACACAGAActtaaaaaaaccccaaaaaaacCCACCGGGattgtttataatttttttaataggAAAGACTCAAAACACTTTACAATAGTATTGCAGTCAGAGCACTGATATGTTCAAAATGTATCAGAGCACCATGATGTGCTCAATCTGGACCTTCCTCTATTTTATACCACAGCATGGGAAGGCACGGCGCAGCTCACTTAGAACCGTTCTTTTGTGGTTTAACATTGGCAAAAGTTGTGGATAGTACCTGGTACTTGTTTTGGTATCTCCTCAGTCGAGCTTCCAAACGAGCGGTGTTCATACTAAAAGATGAGTTAAAACACTGCAGACCACTGATTGGTAAGAGAGAACTGTCACCAGAATCGGATATCCTTCACAAACACACTATATTTAAACAGCCATCAATATCGGCTGCTGCTTTTTCAAATTCACCAccaagattttctttttttaaatggcagcTTGCAAAACCACGGCATGGTCAGTTGACAAGGTGCAGACGTTGCCATGTTTGGTTGCCAGCGAGAGTTCCTGGTTCATGACGGTGGTGTCACAGCGGTTTCACACAGCGTAGCTGAGATGATCAGTTAAGAATGTGCAGTGGAAAACGAAATTGAGACAAGTTCCTGGTACCAGAAAGCAAGTCAAGTTTCTGTTCACTCAGAACAGAAATGTTGTAGTACCAGTTTGATTGATGGCATGCATTAGTGCATTGGTGTGTAAGCTTAAATACAAATTTGCGAAGTTCATAAATATTTCACAAATTATTTGTGGCTGTTGTGAAAATGCTTTTAGTTAAGAGTCCCTCTACTGTTACCATACATACTGCTAATGTCTTGTCTTCACAGTCTGTCATGTCATCATCTGGAGATGACAAGAAAAACAGCTGATCCATTCATTCATCACATCTGCTTTTCTGTAGAACATGGTCCTCGCTgggttttctttcctttctgtcaCTGTTTGACATAAATTGTATTAATGATTCAGTTAATTTAGGCTTTTCTGTTCCATGTTTCAGGGAGAGGGGAAGATGAAAAAGGTTCCATTGGTCCCGGGTCAGCTGTTGTGCTTGGAACACGCTGTCCAGCAGGAATACTTCCCCCAGCACCCTGCCTTGCTGCTTCACACCTTCGTGACCAAGTAGGACCATCTTTAAATCTGCACAAGTTAAAATTTACGTGTCAGTCAATGTGAAACCTGTGAATGGAAGCGTAAAATGTAATGTGGAACTGTTTGTGTCACATCACTTCTTGCAGACTCTGAAGTCTTATATTGtctacatttattttcctttgtgaATCTGCAGGAACAGTGAGGCTCTCAAGTCCTGCAGTAGTGCCAGAGAACGGCTGAGCTCTGCCCTGGAGAAGAAGTGCCATGGTCAGCACTGACCCTCCACTGCCAGTACCAACACtggaacacagacacacactgtactgGCATTAATCTCTTTACCAACAAAAATACAGGGAAGCTTTACACTTGAACAAGGGACTCAGACAACCACTTAATGTATCTCCACTCCtgatatgtatatttttatgaagGCATGACAAAGACTGTCCAGAatcttttagtttttatttttctacttaTTCTTGTGACTTATATTTTTTATAGAAAATAGAGATAAAAATATAGGAATACATGAGTTTAACCTTTGAGTTAATGTGTAAAACATGAAACTGATTGTAACGTGGAGTGGAGCTAACAAAAACGGTGTCAGTCTGGCACCTTTTACAACATATTGCTTTGCAGTTAGTTACAGTTTCAAACAATGCTTCCATGTAATTTCCAGGTCTTAAAATGTTGAGATTGTACAATACATTTTAGTACGGTATGGCAGATACTGTCGCAGTGTtctgataaacacacagctaaGATTTGCTGCATTTTTAGGCCTGTATCTCACATACCGGTACTCTGATATTTGTTCCAATATCAAAACTACAATCTAAATAAATTAGTTCAAATAAGGAGCTGACTCCATTGTTCTGTCTTACTGATGGATCAATTCGTTTTGTTTGGTGTTTAAACCTTCTATGGTAAGGGGAAAGACAACATTTTTAGGACAGTCTGTCCGATCACAATCATCACGCTGCTGCTCATAAAGTCCAGTCAAGTCAGAGTGCCCTGTGCATCAGACTACGAGCAGGAATGGGCTGCATGCAGGAGCCACACATAAGCACGGTCATAACACTGCAGAGGTCAGGGAATCACTTTTACCTAGTGTTtcgtctctttttctttttaaacaccATAATCAATCTTACTGAAAGATGCACTTTTATGTGACTTCAGGTGCTGTGTGCTAGCTCATATAGCTGTTTTTCCTGTTGGTGATGTGATTTAAAAGGGAAATGAGGAAAGAATACACTTAAATGGCACTTAGTTACACTTCTGAGTAACATTGGACCTTGTGGATTATGTTTGTATTTCAGATGTGATGATGTTTTGTGCTGAAAGCCCTGCCAGAAATATAACTAATCCAACAAGCCTGACTCTtagtctctctgtgtgtgtgtgtctgcatgcacaATTTGCTGAGtaacagacagatagatacAGACGTATCTATTAGTTAAATATTTCGGGATAAAGTTGTCAGTACTGGACTTTGGATATACACTTACcgaaaggattattaggaacacctgttcaatttctcattaatgcaattatctaatcaaccaatcacatggcagttgcttcaatgcatttaggggtgtggtcctggtcaagacaatgtcctgaactccaaactgaatgtcagaatgggaaagaaaggtgatttaagcaattttgagcgtggcatggttgttggtgccagacgggccggtctgagtatttcacaatctgctcagttactgggattttcacgcacaaccatttctagggtttacaaagaatggtgtgaaaagggaaaaacatccagtatgcggcagtcctgtgggcgaaaatgccttgttgatgctagaggtcagaggagaatgggccgactgattcgagctgatagaagagcaactttgactgaaataaccactcattacaaccgaggtatgcaacaaagcatttgtgaagccgcaacacgcacaaccttgaggcggatgggctacaacagcagaagaccccaccgggtaccactcatctccactacaaataggaaaaaNNNNNNNNNNNNNNNNNNNNNNNNNNNNNNNNNNNNNNNNNNNNNNNNNNNNNNNNNNNNNNNNNNNNNNNNNNNNNNNNNNNNNNNNNNNNNNNNNNNNtgagcattgtttctgaccatgtccatccctttatggccaccatgtacccatcctctgatggctacttccagcaggataatgcaccatgtcacaaagctggaatcatttcaaattggtttcttgaacatgacaatgagttcactgtactaaaatggcccccacagtcaccagatctcaacccaatagagcatctttgggatgtggtggaacgggagcttcgtgccctggatgtgcatcccacaaatctccatcaactgcaagatgctatcctatcagtatgggccaacatttctaaagaatgctttcagcaccttgttgaatcaatgccacgtagaattaaggcagttctgaaggcgaaagggggtcaaacacagtattagtatggtgttcctaataatcctctAGGTGAGTGTAGACTGAAGCTCTACTTTAAGAGGGCTGAGAAGAATCTTCCAACTACACTGGAGATTAACCTGCACAGCAGTGAGGTGAAATGGCTcaataatttttcattttgacgcaaactattcctttaacaggCTCATCTGAGCAGTGTGTGCAGACTCCAGAGGTGGGAGTTGGAgttggaggtgtgtgtgtgtcggggcgGAGGGTCAGTGAATGAAGGGATAAACGGAGTTTGTTTTGGATGGGGGACAGCCGGGGgaagagcagcagagggagcACAGACCGTGAGAGTCAGCGGCCAGTAAGCGACCAGACAGAACCACGACGAATCCACGGTGAGTCCGTGCGTAAAAATGATTTATACTTAATGTAAATAGTCAAATGTTTGGACCTCtaacatgtacatttatttgttcgACTGTAATAGTGGCAGTGACattacaaaaactgaaaaacccgAATTGTTTAATTATCTAATCACGTGGACACGTTTTGTTTTGCGTCAAAAGGAAGGGAAATACGTTCAACTTTTATCTCACTGAATACATATTTTCTTGGTTGTCATTAGGTGCGGGAattgaacaaacacaaatggATGGTATTTTTATAATACTTAAATAATATTGTAGGTTTTTGTCATTCCCAAAACTTCATTAAGTCAACTTCCCTGTTTACGCACAGGACAACAGTAACATAATGTTGAAGACAGGACAAATGTTGCATGGTGATTTCTGGTAAAAGCATTCAGAGCCGATGTAGAGTAGTTTTCTCACCGTCCCTGGCCTGGGGACAGACTTTCTTTCGGGGCAAACGCATTTTGGCACAACACCGCCAGGAAAAGACACTGTGCGTCTTTGTGCGCTGCCGGCGCGGCAGCTCCTCTGCGGTCGGGGCTGTTAATCCCTGGGGGGAGGCGGACAAACACTCCGGCCGGGGAaaattcctcctcctccagtttCTTGCCTCCTCTCTACTTAGGGGGTGTTAGGAACAAAACGTGGTATGCTTATAAAATATCAAGGCTGTTATATGCTGTCAGTCTGACTTCAAGTTGACAAATGGAGCCTATTCATGAAATATAACCGTGTTTTCTCTGATTTATGCGCTCATAGGTCACTGTCAGGTCCATCTGTCTGACAAGGTTTGGTGCAGCAGTTTTGAGTAAGGTTTAGCCGTGGCACCGTTTCACCGTGTCAATGTATTCCAAATTTCAGAGTGCGGAGCTGTGAAGCTTTTCATGTCCATTCCTGCGGATCAAGATTGTTGATCCGACATGGGAATGTGGTTTTAAGGCATTCCAGCGAAGACGGGGGCAGCCCAATCTGACCAAAATAACACTAATCCCCAGAAGTACAGGACGATGGAGATATTTTTCGTCAAAATGAGCTTTAGCAcaatgcaagcaaaaaaaacgAAAAAACAAAGTGACACACATATTCTAAGTCTGTGGTGACTGTATAGAATATATCCTGTCTGCAGCTACATCACATAGCTATACACCGTTCAGTATGCTGCATCACAGGGCCTCTATGCTTCTGGAAGTAGGGCCCCATTCTCaccacattttaattttacctGCAGAAATAAAGGTGCTAAGTGGAACAAAAAATGGTTCTTCAGAGTGATGCCATTTAAGAACAACTATTTTGTGTAACTttgaacagttatttaaatgaaactgtcCTAGAGGTTTAGAGGGTAAATGTCTTAAAATGACAAGGGGCCCCTTTTGGGGCGGGTTAGAAGCCAACAATGTTGAAAACCACTAGTGTGATGTGAAAGACTCACTCAGACTGAAAAGTATCTAAGACTGCCACAATGTAGTGTAATAAAAATTACAACATTTCCCTCTAAAATGTAGTTcaatagaagtataaagtaatgaaataaaagcaaatagtAACTTACCACTTGactacatatatataaaaataacagtGGCTCTAAGCAAGAGAAGGTCTGGGGTCCTACGCATAAGTCCCACCTGCCCTATAGTATTAAACAAATTTGTATGACTATAACTTGAATAGGTACTCCCTTCATGTTTTGACGGTCTAACAACAGGTTTGTACAAGAGCTAATCATTAGGGGAAGTTATACAAGGACATTTAATGCTGAAACAGTTCATTTCTAACTACACAGGGTCATAGATATAAAGCACTGCACACAGTTCAGCAGTCTGCAGAGAGTGTAAGAGTGAATGATGTTGATTCACTGTTTCCTCTGTAGACACTGCCAATGGCCAAATACATTAActgtgagtgaatgaatgaatgaagggTGAGTAGTGGATCTATTAGGTCAttcacatctaaaaaaaaaatgtttgctgcTGGCTTGGCCTTTTGGGTGTCAATGGAgaaatgtgatattttttttatttactggcCAAGACGAGCCTCAGTAAAGACTATTGACCATACATTACTACCACATACAGTAGTGTGAATGAAGTAAAtgcttttctttccctctcagATGTACTCCCAGCTCTGTCCTGACACCCTGCTGCTCAGCCTACTGCTCCTCTGCATCCCTGCCACATACACAGCAAAATGTCCACCGCAGTGCATCTGTGACCAGATCCAGCTCACTGTGACCTGCGTCAACAAGAACCTGACCCAAATTCCTCCCACTGTTGACGAGGTCtcttattcacacacacacacacatatataaccAACATGTCTATGGTATATTTAGTTCCCTTCTCTTTCCATCTAATTTGTAATCCCCTGTCTTCGTAGATCACTGTGAAATTAGATGTTCGAGGTAACGACATTCAAGAACTTCCCACCGGGGCTTTCAAACACACTCCCTACCTGACTCACCTGTCGCTGCAGCGCTGCAACATCCACAGGGTGAAAGAAGGGGCTTTCCGCGGCCTTGGTCGCCTGGTCTTCCTCAACCTGGCCAGCAACAACATTGACATTCTCTACCAGGTCACCACACAGATCCAGTTCTCTAACCGTCATGTATCCCATTATACTTTTTTATCTAGAATTCTCCAGTCACCCTGTGCATAGCCTCTCCTTATTGAAACAaacccccaccacacacactcagtgatattcagtaaatgttttgtctaCCTTGTCTTGTACTTTTCCAGGAGTCATTCGACGGCCTGTCCTCGCTGAAGCAGCTTATGATTGACCGTAACCGCGTGGAAGAGATCCAGCCCGGGGCTTTCTCTCAGCTTGGCTTCCTCAACCtgctctccctcacacacaacCAGCTGATCTACATTCCTAACATGGCCTtccaggtgcacacacacacaccaacctaCACAAAATACCtcaaagaaaagacagacagacacattgggagacagcttcacacaaagtgctgtaaaCTCCCACTCCAACGttactgtaaataattttatgAGCTTGAACTAATGCATGTCCCGTTACATGATAACATGacactgactgcatttagccaacgtgaTACATTGGTGGAAGCTCGTCTGCCACTTTTCAATAACTGTGTACatttcaccagaggctcagcaatgtcagcacagctaaatgtattgaatgataatgaaaatgattagtgagctagactgaaaattataaatatatgttataaaacaaaagattgttgccacactttattgCAGTTAGACCACAGTAATTAACATCACTGTAATTAATGGGTCTTGTTGTCCTGTGCTTTATGTTGCATTATtctatattatgtgggtcacacaAGTTACAGTGAgatggtggagaagctgtgtaaaatgacaataaatctaaaatgaactttatgaagcaaacagcagcgGATcagtgctaacgttagctggctccCCATGCCTTGCATCACTACAGGCTAGTaaaaacaaatcgctccacatttgctttaacatcatttcttgcagctAAAATCAagactttgacataataccggtcACACACAAGATAGTAATATGGGTtgtgttagctggtgaagtaatgtggcaagcCATACAGTATTTTGCACtggataatgttagcaactggCTGGTGTTAGCCagcgagctaacgttagccaactGAAGCATAAAGTCACAATATGTTCCACGTGCTTTgctgtaatgttagtttacctgtccatcaggatgaaagccaactctgtgtcactttcaaaacaaagcgGAGTCTTGTCCGtgactgtgttttcatccaAAGTCAatctgattctcgtttggcctgacaggctccagcacataaaacttagttgttggtttttatccttatgtgaagtttgtgttggagtctgtgttgtgctgggagctggTTGTCTTCTAGTTTTAGTGGACTCAGGTCGTTAGCTGTggtgtttttgctgtttgtaCGGAGCAGCCAAGAGGGTTGGGAGCGCGCATGCACGTCACATCCAATGAATTTTGCGGAAATATCCAACCCCGAGTCTTCACATAGGATAGGCATACTGGCCAtcagaggtaacagaaaaaccCTGCAAGTAGATCATTTTAATGTGAAGTTACAACACAGgcaataaaattattaatttcattaaaaaactgcaTATAGCCCCT contains these protein-coding regions:
- the rangap1b gene encoding ran GTPase-activating protein 1b isoform X2, with translation MASHDIAQLADALSKTHVGDGELSYKGMGLKLDNAESVEELVREMEQYQGLRAFRLEGNTVGVDAARAIAKALESKGLLQRCYWSDMFTGRLRSEIPTALRSLGGAIISAGARLTELDLSDNAFGPDGVKGIEQLLKSPSCHTLRELKLNNCGMGIGGGKILTEALIECHRQSSALGAPLRLRVFIAGRNRLENEGARALAKAFQLMGSLEEVHMPQNGISYTGVMALASAMRHNPELRVLNLNDNTFTKKGTLAMAQALRHLRNVQVINFGDCLVRSEGAIALAAVLREGLPILKDLNLSFGEITEAAALVVAQAVEDKPYMEKVDLNGNCLGEEGCEALREAMENMDKGDMLASLSDDEGEPDDEEDDDDHENGDDDSDDCNEDNEEDGGNVKENGITRKDDSPTKPQTSAEIMSFLSCPSAEKLLQLGEMRTNLQQQVDASDLHKAADVLLKIASLYSEEPETKAAVLETIDAVLKKLLSGSALQSYCFLSTLLVLMGLLKGEGKMKKVPLVPGQLLCLEHAVQQEYFPQHPALLLHTFVTKNSEALKSCSSARERLSSALEKKCHGQH
- the rangap1b gene encoding ran GTPase-activating protein 1b isoform X1, which gives rise to MASHDIAQLADALSKTHVGDGELSYKGMGLKLDNAESVEELVREMEQYQGLRAFRLEGNTVGVDAARAIAKALESKGLLQRCYWSDMFTGRLRSEIPTALRSLGGAIISAGARLTELDLSDNAFGPDGVKGIEQLLKSPSCHTLRELKLNNCGMGIGGGKILTEALIECHRQSSALGAPLRLRVFIAGRNRLENEGARALAKAFQLMGSLEEVHMPQNGISYTGVMALASAMRHNPELRVLNLNDNTFTKKGTLAMAQALRHLRNVQVINFGDCLVRSEGAIALAAVLREGLPILKDLNLSFGEITEAAALVVAQAVEDKPYMEKVDLNGNCLGEEGCEALREAMENMDKGDMLASLRFDDEGEPDDEEDDDDHENGDDDSDDCNEDNEEDGGNVKENGITRKDDSPTKPQTSAEIMSFLSCPSAEKLLQLGEMRTNLQQQVDASDLHKAADVLLKIASLYSEEPETKAAVLETIDAVLKKLLSGSALQSYCFLSTLLVLMGLLKGEGKMKKVPLVPGQLLCLEHAVQQEYFPQHPALLLHTFVTKNSEALKSCSSARERLSSALEKKCHGQH
- the rangap1b gene encoding ran GTPase-activating protein 1b isoform X3, encoding MASHDIAQLADALSKTHVGDGELSYKGMGLKLDNAESVEELVREMEQYQGLRAFRLEGNTVGVDAARAIAKALESKGLLQRCYWSDMFTGRLRSEIPTALRSLGGAIISAGARLTELDLSDNAFGPDGVKGIEQLLKSPSCHTLRELKLNNCGMGIGGGKILTEALIECHRQSSALGAPLRLRVFIAGRNRLENEGARALAKAFQLMGSLEEVHMPQNGISYTGVMALASAMRHNPELRVLNLNDNTFTKKGTLAMAQALRHLRNVQVINFGDCLVRSEGAIALAAVLREGLPILKDLNLSFGEITEAAALVVAQAVEDKPYMEKVDLNGNCLGEEGCEALREAMENMDKGDMLASLRFDDEGEPDDEEDDDDHENGDDDSDDCNEDNEEDGGNVKENGITRKDDSPTKPQTSAEIMSFLSCPSAEKLLQLGEMRTNLQQQVDASDLHKAADVLLKIASLYSEEPETKAAVLETIDAVLKKLLSGSALQSYCFLSTLLVLMGLLKGEGKMKKVPLVPGQLLCLEHAVQQEYFPQHPALLLHTFVTK